The Falco biarmicus isolate bFalBia1 chromosome 1, bFalBia1.pri, whole genome shotgun sequence DNA segment ACCTTGTTTTTAGTGAAGGTCATAAAAAGACAATGGTGTAAGACTGCATACAACTTGAGAAATCACTTTGTTACAAAACTTAATTAAATATGGAACTGGCACAGTCAAAGCTGACAGGAAACAAACTAAGATGATTGTAATTTCTATCCTATACTTACTACACACACAACACAGATAATTCACTGACACAAGGCTCTTCATGAAATCTTCTCAGGTCATTTTTCATGAGTCCTAAACATTAACCCGAGCCTGCTTCAGATGTATCAGTTAGAAAAACAAGAGGTGAGCCAGGAGATAAAGTGGTTAACTGTTTTGTTGGTAATTTATCATTAAAACTGATAATTTATGGTGAAGCTAAATGTCAGCAGAAAAGCTAGAAATTGGGAAACTAATAACTGGATTTTTCCCAGcgtaaaacagatttttattaccAAGTACTAACTTTTCAGTGCCAAAGGGTGGGGCTGTATAGCCTGACTTCTACAGCCACATATTTGCCAACACAGTTCAGTTTTTGAGCTCAGTCCTCTTGCAGCCCCTGTTGGTACCCAAGTCAGCTTTACAGGGCTTACATGCATATGGACTACAGAATAAGAAgtttggaaggagaaaagaatatAATAGAAAATGGAATGGAAATATACAGCATAAAACTACTCTACTCTACAATACATAAATCCTCCAGACTTCAGATTTAGAGATGACTGAAGCTTCCAAGATCGATTCAGGCATCAAGGCCTATTGCATTATCTGGGCATGAAGCTCAGCAACATAAATTCCTTTTCAGTATTGTGCTGGTCATTTTACCAGCATTTACACCAAGCTGACCAGCTGAGAACATTAAGTCATTTTCCACTTACCTGTGAAGTTTCCATTGTGCTGTTCTTTGATCATTCCTATGCGTCTCTGGTCACAATCTGTTCCATTCTCTGCCATTTCATAGATCAGTCACGTATGGGGATCTGatagcagaagaaaaccaaaaagcacaATGTCTCCATTTCAGGTTATGAAGACTCCATTTACTCCATAGTCAAAGGATACAGGCAAACACCCAGCAGTTCTCCAAATCCAAATCACAGTTATCCTGCATTACGCCATTAAAAGAGAGAAAGTATTTCAACTCCCACAATGACAAAGATTAAAACATTTCCACCTACAGAAATCTAAATTTTTCACTCACATGACAAAACTCCCTCACTGctaacaagcaaacaaaagcttGTTAAACAATCCCTTCTCGCAATCAGCCCACTGTTTGGgctccagaagcagcagagcttcATGCAAACCTCAGTTCAGTCCTGAGAGAGAGGCATTAAGATTTGATTCTCATATTAGGAAGCATCTATTCTGGCACTAAGCCTCCAGGTTAGTTAGCAAACCTCAAAAACCTCACAACCTAAAAAATTAGCCCTCAATATGCTAACTAAGGTACAGAATTGCATCTCGTGTTTTGCTCAGTCTAGTATCTCTgaacaaaaaaaggtaaactCTTCAGTGGACAACAACTCTgtgatgaaaagcttttttgagAAGTGTACGTTCTGTCTGCTCATTTAGCCCCTCTCTAGTGAGGTCAGCCTTAAAAAGCCCGAAAGAACAGCTGTGGTTTTCCTTATCCAGGAGAGTAAATAGCACAGTAATTGGAAGCCAGCATAAACCAGAATGTTGCAAGAgcgtggttttttttcctcttaaaaaaaaaacaaccaaaaacctgAACTGCTGACAATTCTTATGCAATCAAACACAAAGAAAGTAGCCGGTCAGAcctcttgctttaaaaatcctCTCTTGAATCttaaaacagtttctggaatttttattttgcaaaagagTGCGCTCAAAGCTGAAGTATCTTATTTGCATTGCATTTCTCCCTGTAAGCAAACATGATTTACAGTTTTTGATATGCTGcttttgttggaaaaaaaagtagtgcaATATTAAAATGACAGGTTATATAAAACTGTCTCGTGGAGGAAATTcaagttttacagaaaaaatgcttCCCCTTTGATTTATGTCAGGCATAACAGCCATGCAGCAACTCAGGTTTGATAAAGAGGAGCGAGACTGACCCCTTGATTCAGACTGCAATAATTTTgtcaatgttttaaataaaatgttaaaatatttcagatactgtatttgtttaatatttCCAGGGTTTCACAAGTCTGTTTTAGACAGATGTTCCTCTAATCAGGTACGAGCCTTATGCATTACTTGTAACACAGATAAAATTGCTAGCTAGAATTATTGATCATCAAAggggttttatttaaaacccAATAGTTTAAAAGCATCAAGGTCTCGGGAAGGAGTTCTTCCTCCAGCACCTCCTTCCTGAAACGAAATGCGCAGAAATAGAAATCTGTCTAGTTAAACTAGCTAGCAGAAACTCATCTCTTGCATACTACAGTTTCTATTCATTGAAACGTGGTCCCCAGAATACCCAAACCACcaggaaaattaataaaactgctACGCAAAagtttgcttctgaaaaatactgaagggCTCCATAGTCAGCCAAGGACAACAGAGGActgacctgctgcagcaggagctctACAGCATCATTCTGCAGTCACTTGCAACCGAGGGTTTGCTCTGATGTTAGTCAAACACCAGAGAAACATGaacctctctctctccccagaTCAGTTTTATAGCAGCCTGACACTCTGCAAGTCAGTGAAGTTACCCCAGTACGTAGTGGAGTATAACTGGCTGGTTACTATGGTGATACAAGGATCGAATGTTCAGCCATCTCCTAATTTCATCTGGACAGTAAGTCCCTGTCGACAGTAAAGTGTTTTGTTTGTACCGACTGCACTTACTtgagcttattttttaaatatatatttacacatgTAATAAATATAAGcttatatacacacacgcatATGTATATCACACACACTTCTTGCACATTCACACGCACCCCCCACCAAAGCTCCCACTGCAGAGGGAAATATTTAAACTGGGCACCAGCAGTCAGAAAGCCTGATGTTCACAGAAAGCTGCTTAGGAAGCAgaagccatcccagcccctgTGCACACAGCCACACTAAAAAACAGGTTCTGTTTTAGGGAACTGCAGTCACGTTTTGCTGGCTTAAAAGTAACAAATACTACTAAAACCCCAACAGCTTCAGTGGAAGTCGCATgttcctcattttaaaattcatctttTCTCCTTGTGCAAATTGAGGCTTCAAAATTAAAGTCTCCATTGGCTTGGTCTCTGCTCACAGCTTAATTACATTTCAGGCAAGCAAATTTACTGTAACACAAACCACTCTCCATGTTTGATGCTAAGATCTAGCCTGTGCACAACCCTCCCTCTCCATGAGCTGAATTCCGCCACAATCCATTAAACATCTTACTGGCACATCAAAATCATCACTCCCTGGGGATCTCAGGTGCGTGCTTACATACATGTTACAGCTTTCACAAGCTCAACTAACAGAGCCAGTTTTACCCTCCCTGCTTGGAAAGGCACTAATCTGGGATTAGCTTTGCGTAACGCTACCTCAAGTGCACAAGTCAACATTTACAGCAAAGCAGACAATAATCCTCTTGCACACTTCTGTAGGGCAAATCCTTGTTGAGAAGGTCTTAAAGTTCCAccattttgcagaaaagctCTAAAAACTTGTATTTAACGATACAGTTGACCAGAAGATTTGATACCCATCACGTGGCAAATCCAAATGGGCTGCAACTCAGAAACCAAACCCTTACAGGTTTCAGAAGAAACTCCTTGGTTTACCAAAGTCTAATTATACTTAAAGCATCTTAGCGTAAGGAACTGGAGGATGTGCATCCAGAAAGCTCATCTCTTTTGATCTGTTGCTCTGGTTGACACCTGTTAGAATCCCTAGGCCTGCACTAATGTCTCCCCATAGAGATTAACTGGCGTCGGGGCCTGACCCAAAATGGTCTCATTAACTGAGTCCACATTCTCAAGTCTACACCAAATCCATGACAGCTCACCACAGGAAATTAAATTCCATCTGCTAAACAAAACTTTACTTCTTATGAACGCTGAAAAAGACAGAGTCcatatctaaaaataaatttgcctACTACATGAAGTAGTTACcagcaaacataaaaataaactatttaaaaGAGTGAGAAAAACAACTTTGAACAGTTTTTGTATCAGGGTTGCTTAGATCATTTGTTAGAGCTGTGCTCACACAAGAACTTCTTTGTGGGGCTGAACAAATAGCCCACAAAGCACTATTCAGCTTTAGTGCAATCCATAACATTAAGTATAAAAAGACAATTATTGCTAGTCAAAAATGTAAATTGGTCAACAAATAGGGCTTATGGTAACTGTGACTGGCACTTCACAGCGTAAGTGAGACAAAGCAACACAAGCTATTAGAGCATGAGAACATAAAATTAGGCACTGCAACCTCTGCCCTCCGTAATCAGAGAAAAGGACAAAAGTGTCCTCTTTCTGAAGCTCTTGGGGAGGCCGCCGAAGCACACAAGTGTTGGGTGTGCTTACGTAAAAGGAAACTGTTCAAGACAAGGCAGCTGGGTGCTTGCACTCCCCCTTGGAGGAGCAGAATGTGGATTCACATTCTGTACCAAGGATCTTTTGAGGACTCCTTTCCAATGTGCTGGAACACCAAGGAAGctgttaaaactattttaatgaTCTCACTGCTTTCCCAGACATTGTTTGAATCGTTAATTCTTACCACTTCTAACTTAGGCAGACCCTGGAACCCTGACTCTTATCTCCATCAGAGTTACTTGTCACGCAGCTGCTAGAACCAGATTTATAGCTTAGACcgttttgctgctgtttcctccCAGCCACCTTAGCAACACACCATTTGCAGTCTTTTGtcatttcttgcattttaagCCAAACACTCCAGTTCTGCCAGTATcctgctgcttattttttcctcaactGTCCTGATAACCATTCCTTCTTCTTTATCTACGTCACTGTTTTTCAATTACAATGAACACAAGAGTAAAAAGTAAGACTTTTTACAGGTGGGTAAGTGATTGCACTAAAGCAGACAGCGTTACACATCTGTAATACGGTTTTGTTTCAGTCATCAAATGCTCTACATATAAGCAACAATTTACACAGGGAATAAGTTAACAGTTTCTTGGCAAAGTAACCGTTTGGAGAGCACTTTCCCTCTAAAGTCAAAGACGGCCTGGCACATGAACACATTTAGGTAAAGGATGAGATCAGTCTCAAAGTGAAACATTACATACCCTTTCAGTTCCGTACAACTATATCACTCTTCACTACTTCAGTATTTGAAGCCAGTGGAACAGACAACTACGTCCTCAGCTCCGCAGACATTCAAGACCAAAGCGACTGCTCTTCCAAACCTCCTGTCCCTACAGAGTAAGATAATACTGTTCATCATGTGATACACAAAACAGACGCAGTCCCTAACTTGAAGGTTAATAACTTTCCTAAAAGAcgacagaaaatagaaaaagtaactgtgtgatttttttttccagtcctttaACACTCATGGGAAgcattcaattaaaataaattaggaCACATCTGAAAGATGTTCAAAATCCCCATAGATTTAGCTGTAACGGGTTACACTTTGATAGGAGTGCATTTATTCCCatactaaaaatgtttttctaactAAAATAGTTTAATCCCTCAAGGGAAAAGTAATTCAGTTAAAGACCACAGGTTTCAATTTTGTGGGTTATGCCTCTGTACACCAGACCTATTTTCCAATTCCTAGCCAAATAccatttcaaaaaaatcatCTTACAATTTAGagttaaaatttccattttcccaaAAAGACTTTGGGACATCTTTTAGGAAAGAATGATTTAATATTGTTGTAACATGAGTGTCAGGGATGCCGCACATTTTCATTTGAGGTGACTAAAAGTTCTGCCCCTGCCATTAAAGCCACGTATATTAAAACTGTTCTCTTTGGCAGATCTTCTCAGGTGAAACATGAATACTGATGGTTGTCTGCATAGATCCAGCAGTAGAATCACATGCTATAACAATGCAACAAAGTCACTGCACACTACAGAGATGAAAAGACATGGAAGATGGTAGAAAAGACAAAATCCACATTGTTCAGGTCTTCGCAGTGATCTCTCACCGAAAAacttccctcaaaaaaaaaattaaataaaagaaaggaaaatgaaggaaaaccgGAAACATGAACATTATCCATTGCTATTATGTAGCATCTCATGCTACCATGCAAGTCACAGATCAGTTCTGTGCTCCTCACCCTGGCAGGGGGCAGCAAGCCTGGGGTGCAGATCACAGCTCACAGAATGAGACTGCTCCTCTGCAGACTGGGATGGTGCTCAACCAGCTGCCCAGAAAACCCCTTCAAGGTTATCAGAAAGGGTGAAATAAGCTGCTGAGAGGGTGACCTGGGGAGATCACAGGAGACCTCCCCAGTGCTATTGCTGTGCTGCTATGCTAACTTCGGTTTCCCAAGTGCCCTGCTCAACTATACCCAGATATTGAACGAGACAGCATTCTAATACACTGCACTTCACATCCTCTCTCAAACAGGGATTCAGTGACAAGTACTACCACAGCGCCGATCAGCACCACAACAAACCTCTTGGGGAGGGCACATCATGTATGTCCAAGCAGCCCTTTCACCAAAATTGATGACTTGGAGAGACTGACAGAAGAGAGAGGCCACGCCACATTGCAAAGACGACTGTAAAGTTAACATTCAGGTGGCTAAACAGACACGGTATCTTTCACATCCTTAGTTCCAGAGACCTCTGTAGAAATCCACACACATACTATCTGCCAAGCTGTTTGTCTCGCAGCCCTCAGTCTGCATTCTGCATTCAGAAGGTGGCAGGCAAGCTCTCCGTCGGCCTCCCTATGCTGCCCAAAGGCACAAAGAAAGGTCACAGGAATTGTCACAAGATGATAACGCATCCTGCACAAAAAATGGCCTGCTAGAATTTGACTAGGAAAGAACAAAGAGTTAGAAACATAGGAGTACAAAACTGAAGAATCGTCACCCgactcctccagcagctgggggagaGTGCAGATTTGGTCGGAACTTTGCCTTTATACTATCTTTTAAGTGCTGGGATACGGTTTCCCCACAAGAGGATGCTTGAACCTGCCCAACCATTATATCCGGAGTGCTTCTCCTGTAAGAGGCATGGCACTGATGAAAGGGGACAGACAGAAGTACCTAACAGACCTCACAGAAAACAGTAGCTGAAACATGCTCCTGAGATAACgactgctgcttttcatagACATTAACAGTCTCTAACTGGAACCAGTTCGAGTTACACTATGGCTGCCCCGGCCATTCAATGAGAATAAGCTGCCTGTACAAGGTAAATCACAGAGGCTAATTCTGAGCCTTGTAAGAAAGAATACTCTTTTAACAAGTTTAAAACACACTGAACAACTGCCTGCCTCACTAATAACACCTTACTGTCTCCTGGGTCCATCTGGTCAGTGCACCACCTAAAACAGCAAGGTGCTGCCCCATGACTGTAGTTGAATACAAAAAGCTTGGTGTGGCAACAGCTTCAGGGCCATGCCCTTTGTTCTCACAGGATAGCAAAGTCCATCCAGCTCACTCTTCTCCATAAATAACAGAAGTTAAAGTTCTAACCTGCAGATAATAGTATGTTTCCTGTCACATTTTATTATACCAGTAAAACTGGCACTGGCTTACTCTTACTATAGATCAGAAGTAAtagtttcttgctttaaaacaaaagcttgtTAAGAAATAAGAGCAGATCTTGAAACATGCATTAATTACACAGAACATTCTAAGGAGAGGTATTCACAAGATGTAGTCAGAAACAGCCATGACATACAAAAGATATTCAAAGACAACAtcaggaaaaaagctttaaggTAGAAACAGCGCAGAAATTCCAGCTAAGAGGCTTGCTTCCAGCATACCCTCCTCATTGCTACTACCCACTTAAAAGCTACTAAATCTCCTCCTATCCTTTCCCACAGAAGTTATAAGTACCATTGATTTCAGCTGTTAAGTAGGACAAGAAGCTTAGCTCAAATTAATAATTAGTGCTCACCTCCCCTTGCACAACTGGGAACACATTTTTTCAAGCTCTCATCTGAAAACATGGAATGAAGCCATCATTACAACTGTCACTTACGACCAttaaggaataaagaaaaatccaccTCATGCTGTAGAAATAGTGGATTGAAAGAAAGAGGACTGACATAATGAAGCGCATTTCAACAGGCAAATTAATGCATTAAGACAAGCTTATATATGCTCTCATAAGGTAAGACAGTATAAAGCATGAGAACCCCCAGTCAACCTACCTGGCAGGAAGTGGGGTGAAACAACCTTAAAGAGCACAAGTTCTAACAGCAGAACAGTATGAAAAGCCACACTCAAACGAAATACATGTGCTCCAAGGTATAAAAGAGTAATATCACACTCTCTGCGGCTCAGAGCACTCAACCCATATAATTAACATCAACTAAAGCAGGATACCCACTTGTTGGTGAACacacagcagaggaaataaGGACAGGAGAGAGCTGTGAAAAGGTGTCATACATGCAGTTCAAAGCGGATAACCTGGATTCACAGCACTTTATAGATAAACAGCCGCTATCAAACTTATTACCCCTTCCCTCAGGTCACCTACATGATTTGCCAAACATCCAAGaggcaaaaccagaacaaaacgGGAACCTTACTGCTTTATTATCTTCTGTAATCACTAGATGACATTTGCCAGAGAACTAAAAACCAGGGAAAGACATGCACATGCTTAACTTCAGCCAACAGAAACGAGACATTAAGGGTCTTCATGGATTTGGGCCTAAGCAGCCAAGCCTGGAAGGGAATGCACAACTATGGGAAGAAGGGCGGCCGGCAGGATGTAGAGGATGCGGTGAGCAAGCCCGCTAGCAGAGGACAGCACGTTTCTGCTGGAGAGGCGAAGACCACCGGACCGGCCTCCGACTCCTCGCAGCCAGAAGGATGGATTTCTCACTCTGCCGTGCGGCACCGTGCCCAAGCAGGGCGATTAGGCCCCGCAGGTTCCCGGGGTCTCGTCCGGCGTGACGCGAAGGTCTCGAGCAGCGCAGGTCCCGGTGGGCCGGGGGATGAACGAGCAGCAACACGGCCTCCGCCCCCAGCCGGGCCCGCACCGGCGCCGGGCTTCCACCCGCGCCTCCAGCGGCTCGGGGACGGctcccccgcccccagccccttcaCCCTCCCGGCGCTCGGCCCCGGTCGCCTCCCGCTTCCCCCACAGGCCGCCCGTCCCGCCCGCCAGCCAGCCCTCCCGGCCGGGCCTGGCCTCCCCCGCCCCCTACGTGCCACAACACGGCGCGGGCGGCCGCTGGGTCACGGTGCCCCAGGCCaccgctcccgcccgccccgcggctcCCCTGAGCCCCACGGAAACATGCGGCCGAGCCTCGCGGCGCGCAGACCCCCATCAGCGCACTGCCtccggggggccggggggccgaGAGCGCGACCCCGGGGCGGCCCTGAGGGGAGCGGCCCTGAGGGGAGCGGCCCCGGGGGCGGCGCTGAGGGGGCGGGACGGAGGAAGCCGGGCAGGGGCCGCTGAAGCGGGCGGCAGCGCAGGCCCCTACCCCCCGAGGAAGACCCTGCGAcagccacagccccagcctcGGCTCCAGGCCCGGCTCCAGGCGCGGCCCGCAGCGCCGCACTCACCACGCTCCGCGCCGGTAGCTCCCGCTGGGCCCGCGCCAACCCGGAAGTGCAGGCGGGGCCAGGGCCGCCCCTTCCCGCCCAAACGGGACGCATCACTTCCGGCGCGCCGCCCTCGCGCCCCGCCCTCTTGCCTCACATCCGGGCGACGGCGGCGGGGTGGCGGCCTGGCGGGCGTGTGGCAGGTAAGCGGGGCGGCGGGCCTCGCTTCCCCCGGCGGCACCACCGGTGCCCggcccttccccttccctccggTGCGAGCGTCCTCAGTGCGGCTCGACCACTGCATCCGCTACCCCTTGGGCCGCCCGAGCTGCCGCAGGCCtcggtggggtggggtggggtggggtggggtgggggcggcGCTGCCCCGCCCCTCTCTCCCTCCGGGAAGCAGGCCTCGAGGGGCTTTTGGGTattgaattaaaaaaccctTCACCGTTTTACCGTTTCTGTCACCGGTTTTAGTGTAACTGCCCCATAATTGGCGATTTTTATCTTGGTTCGGCTTCCTGAGCTGAAGCCCGTCAGCGGTGGGTTGTGCATCGTCACCGGTGACTTTGTGGTGCGGAAGGAGAGGATCATGCACCCAGAAATTTGTCTCTGAACGTCCTTTCCCAGCGCGTGAAGGTGGAatagtactttttaaaaaaaaatacaaatgctttgTTAGttgtaatataatttttaacaaataagcAGGTGCACCCtaacagactgaaaaatgcTCTATTCCCCCTCTTTCCTAGCCAGTCTCCAAAATCCATCATGGATTATCTCTCCAAACCCGGGTTGCTCAGTGTCATTGCCGGAGTCGCGTGTGGCATGTGCCTGGGATGGGGCATCCGTGGGAGACTTTTAAGGCAGACCAAAGCTGGAATGACTGCTCCTGTCAATAGCCTGGGGAGCGAAGCCAGCATCATGGGAGAGTCTGGGGAGTTCAAGATGGTGCTAATTGTCCGCAACGATTTGAAGATGGGAAAGGGTAAAGTAGCAGCACAGTGTTCccatgctgctgtttctgcctACAAGCAAGTTCAAAGAAGAAATCCTGAACTCCTGAAGCAGTGGGAATACTGCGGACAGCCTAAGGTGGTCCTTAAAGCTCCTGATGAAGAGACTCTGATCCAACTCCTGTCTGAAGCAAAGCACCTCGGACTGACCGTGAGCTTAATACAAGATGCAGGTCGTACTCAGATCGCTCCGGGCTCCCAGACAGTCCTTGGTATTGGACCGGGACCAGCTGATGTAGTAGATAAAGTTTCTGGTCACCTGAAACTCTTTTGAACGGGGACCAAAGAAATCTGAATGCATTGGGGTGTATTGGTACCAAAGGGATAAAATCcaggtttggggatttttgcaTATATTCTCTCAgtataaataaaacaaccagGCTTTGTAAGAGACTTTAATTTGCAAATCATGAGTTTCTCTAGCTTCTGTATTGTGTTCTaaagtaggaaagaaaatggcacAGTCAGTGGAGTTGAGGAGAGTAGAACTGGCAGAGTTTTACTAGCCGTAAGAAGAAACCCAGTCTAAGACTTGTGTGATTGATCAAGGATTTTGCACTTTGGCTTACTGACTCAGTTGAAGCATTAGTGGAGTTTGTCCCATGTGCTAAAAACGACAGgttccccctccctgccttgcagggttttgttttggtttttttgagagagatGTTCTTCAATTCAGAAAAGATCTGCTGAAGCAGTTAAAAATTGCCCCACACAGCTGGGGGTAGGCTGTAGCCAACTTCCTTCACCACCAGTTTCTAACAGAATAGCTGATGCAATAGCTTGTAAGTGGTAGGAGGGCGACCAGGCTTTACTGCCCAGACCTCACGAGCCAGGCGATAGTTCTGGGGAGCAGCTGTGAGCTGTGCTCTGTTCTAGATACTTCCATGTAGCTACTGCACCTGCAGGAATCAGCAAGCAGGTCAGCACACCCAGTTCAACTGAGGTAGGGGGTTACCCTCAAATAACAACTTGTTGCACAGGGACTAACTTAAATCCTGTTTTACTTGGAATTACCAGGTCCTCTTGGGTTTAAGGAAGCACTCTGTTACAGATTTTACTGGACAGAGTTCAGAGGACCCTGATCATGGTTTGTGTAAATTCTACCTGCGCAGCTCCAACACTAAAAGCAAGGCCCCTGCATTTCTGATTAGGTGAGCTTTCTGAGTCACACTTCTAATAAAGCTGTTCTGTGAGAATTCTGCTGTTGAGCATGCCTTTTACAGCCTCTCAGACTTGTCTTCCAGTTGAGTCCCTACAAAACCGGTTGTAAAACAAGGAACAGAAGGATTTGGCTCTATCAGTCAACTTTACAGACCCAGAGGCAATGTCAGAGGTGTTGAAATGCAAGTGTAAGCAACAGCGAACAGAAGTTCTTTATACTGCACCTCAAACTTAGGCAGAATGCTTTTCAAAACCTGACACTACTCActgcttctcttctgctctgttACACTCTTGAACAAAGACCCAGAGTCTGCAGCAGGTTAAGCCCCACCAGATGCCACTGCagcatggggctggcaggatCACAATGCAGCTGCAGGGAGTGAGCAGGAAGGGGACTCTGCCTCTAGTGTGGAACCTGACACCCACAGTGGCTCCTGGTTAGGAGACTGGAGCTTCTACAGCTATCACAAGTAGGGCCAGTGCTGTAATACTTATTACACTGAAATATGACAGTATTCATAGAGGAACATTTAAGTCAATTTTATTTGAAGCTAAATATGTTTAAGGCAACTTACATACCTAGAACATGATCTCAGTTTAACTGACACACCCTACTACAATCCTAAGTATCATCTGGTCAAATATGCTGTAGTTGACTGCAGTGCAGCCAACTAGTGGAAAGTGCTATTTTCCTCCCTCTGGCATAATCCTTCTCTAGAAAAAGCGTTATGTATTTTCTTGTATTGCCCCCGCAGTGTGAGACACCACTAATAGTCTCCATTTCTGCTCCTCTAATGGCCCCTCATACCTCTGAATGAACGCACCTGCATGCCCCATAGCACTAGCACTGTAATACTTGGTTCAAGTTCAAAGGTCCTTTTTGAAGACAGTAAAGTGAAGCTACCACTATGCAGCATGTCCACAGtccagtaatttatttttaaattgagtAATTTCAAATTgcacaaacaaaactgaacagcaATATGCT contains these protein-coding regions:
- the PTRH2 gene encoding peptidyl-tRNA hydrolase 2, mitochondrial codes for the protein MDYLSKPGLLSVIAGVACGMCLGWGIRGRLLRQTKAGMTAPVNSLGSEASIMGESGEFKMVLIVRNDLKMGKGKVAAQCSHAAVSAYKQVQRRNPELLKQWEYCGQPKVVLKAPDEETLIQLLSEAKHLGLTVSLIQDAGRTQIAPGSQTVLGIGPGPADVVDKVSGHLKLF